CAGGTAGAAGGGTGCGGCTGCCAAGAGTCTCCAAGGCCAATGGGCCCTGCCGCTTCCCTACGCTGGTATTATCCAGGTCAGGTTCTGAGGGTCGTCCGTGAGATTCGGACTCTCAGCCGTGAGGCTCCCCTAGCTATGGACGGTGATCGTACACCCCGTTTTTTCCGGTTGTCAACCGGCCCGCCGACCAACGGGCCGGCGCCGATCGGCCCCGGGAGGTCCGACGCACCGGATGCCCCGCCCTGGGAGGGAGGGCGGGCCGTTGATTGTCCGGAGCGGCTGTCGTAGAATGCGCACTTACGTCAGACGGGCGGCGGTCCAGGCTGGCTCCGGAGCGGTTGTGAACGGCTGGCCGCAACAGTCCGGGATAAAGGAAGCCAAACCAAGGTGAAGGCCCTCGCGTCGGTCCCGACATCGGTGACGGAGTATCAGGCCCTGACGCCGCAGGAGCTGTTCGAGCGGACGGCGGCGGCCAAGAGGACCCTGGGCGACCGGGCGCTGATCCTCGGGCACAACTACCAGCGGGACGAAGTGATCGAGCACGCCGATTTTCGCGGCGATTCGCTCATGCTGGCCAAGCTCGCGGCTGAGCGCGCCGAACGGCCCCACATCGTCTTCTGCGGCGTGCACTTCATGGCCGAGACCGCCGACATCCTCAGCCGCTCGGGGCAGACCGTCATTCTTCCGGACCTGTCGGCCGGCTGCTCGATGGCGGACATGGCTGCGATCGAGCAGGTGGACCAGTGTTGGGAGTCGCTCTCCCGCATCCTGCCGGTTGAAGAGGCCGTGACGCCGGTCGTCTACGTCAACTCGGCGGCGGTGCTCAAGGCATTCTGCGGCGAGCACGGCGGGATCACCTGCACTTCTTCCAACGCCAAAGCGGTGATGGACTGGGCCTGGGCCCGTCGCGAGAAGCTCCTGTTCTTCCCCGACGAGCACCTGGGCCGCAACACGGCCAACAGGATGGGCTTGCCGCGCGAGCAGATGATCGTGTGGGACCCCTTCATGCCGAACGGGGGGCATACGGCGGACGCAGTCCGCAAGGCCCGGCTCATCCTGTGGAAGGGCCATTGCAGCGTGCACCAGATGTTCCAGCCGGCCCACGTGGACTACTTCCGGCGGAAGTACCCGGACGGCAAGGTCATCGTGCATCCGGAATGTCACGAGGACGTCGTCAACAAAGCCGACCTGGTCGGCTCCACCGAGTTCATCATCCGGACGGTTCGCTCGGCCCCAGCCGGAACGACCTGGGCGGTGGGGACCGAGCTGAATCTGGTCAATCGCCTGAAGCGAGAGCAGTCCGACAAGCACGTCTTCTTCCTTTCCTCCACGGTCTGCCAGTGCGCCACCATGTTCCGCATTGATGCTCCCCACCTCTGCTGGGCGATGGAAAACTTGGCCGAAGGCCACGTCGTGAACCGCATCGTCGTGCCGGACGATGAAAAGGCCTGGGCCAGGATCGCGCTGGACCGCATGATGGCGGTGAGTTGAAAGCGCTCAGCGGCAGCTCACAGCCCGGACCACTTTCAATCGCTGCATGCTGATGGCTGACTGCTCTACGGGCGGTCTCAATGGACTATAAAGCGACGCTCAACCTCCCGCGCACCGATTTCCCGATGAAGGCGAACCTGCCGCAGCGGGAGCCGGAGCAGCTTGCCTGTTGGGAAGAAGAACGGCTCTACGAGCGGATTCAGGAGGCCGGGCGGGGGCGCCGGCCCTATATCCTTCATGACGGCCCGCCGTACGCCAACGGGCGCATCCACATCGGCCACGCGCTCAATAAGATCCTCAAGGACATCATCGTCAAGTCCAAGACCATGGCCGGCTACTGGGCCCCCTACGTGCCGGGCTGGGATTGCCACGGGCTGCCGATCGAGCACCAGGTGCTGAAGGAGCTCGGCGAAAAGAAGAAGGGGCTGGACACGCCGGCGATCCGCAAGCTCTGCCGCGACTATGCAGAGAAATACCTGAACATCCAGCGGGACGAGTTCAAGCGCCTGGGCGTGCTCGGGGACTGGGACCATCCCTACCTCACGATGGACCCGGCCTATGAGGCGACCATCCTGCGCGAGTTCAGCAAATTTGTGGCCAAGGGCGGTGTGTACAAGGGGCTTAAGCCGGTCCTCTGGTGCACGGTGGATCAGACCGCCCTCGCCGAGGCTGAGGTGGAGTATGAAGACCATACCTCGCCGTCCATCTACGTTAAGTTCCCGCTGGTCAACGGACCGGATATTCTGGGCAGCGCAGCTGTATGGAAGCTGCCGTTTCCCAAAGAGGTGAAGAGCGTCTCGGTGGTCATCTGGACCACGACCCCTTGGACGCTGCCCGCGAACCAAGCGGTCTGTCTCCATCCCGAAATTGACTATGCCTTCGTGAAGGTGGGCCAGGAGGTGCTCG
This sequence is a window from Nitrospirota bacterium. Protein-coding genes within it:
- the nadA gene encoding quinolinate synthase NadA translates to MKALASVPTSVTEYQALTPQELFERTAAAKRTLGDRALILGHNYQRDEVIEHADFRGDSLMLAKLAAERAERPHIVFCGVHFMAETADILSRSGQTVILPDLSAGCSMADMAAIEQVDQCWESLSRILPVEEAVTPVVYVNSAAVLKAFCGEHGGITCTSSNAKAVMDWAWARREKLLFFPDEHLGRNTANRMGLPREQMIVWDPFMPNGGHTADAVRKARLILWKGHCSVHQMFQPAHVDYFRRKYPDGKVIVHPECHEDVVNKADLVGSTEFIIRTVRSAPAGTTWAVGTELNLVNRLKREQSDKHVFFLSSTVCQCATMFRIDAPHLCWAMENLAEGHVVNRIVVPDDEKAWARIALDRMMAVS